AATTTCTGCAATAATCTAACACGGCagccagggaaaaaaaaagtgccataGAGTTGAGTTACTTATCTTGTCCTCTCAAATATTGACTGTCCAATTTCAAGCCACAAAAACTCtctctatattatttttcatctgaCAAATTGCAagtcatggttttgatttgactcattttattttgatatgtgtATTTAACACCGTCAAGAGCATTTGCTATGCGTTGGGCGTTAGGCTTCGGGGTACAATAGTGAATTACATAAGATGCCTGCCCTCAAAGAATTTACAgactagaaagaaagagagacttgTAAACAGTAAATCTAGTGTGTTTGCTGAGTCCCAGAGCCAGGGGAAGGGAAAGCAGAATACTGTAGACATTTACTCAAGTGCAGAGAGTCACGAAGTCTTCTTGGAAGATGAGCAGAAATTAGCTAgggaaagggcaaagggagaaggtaTCTCAGGCAGTGGGACGACCGTATAAAATGAGTAGCATAACAGCTTAATTTAGTGCTCTCCTCTTCATAGATGAATAGTTTAGATGAGTTCCCAAATGCAGGGCATGATGACATGCAAAAAGTGGCATTTAGTGACTTTAAATGTATTCAATTAAAAAGACCATGCTTTATTCTAATATGGATAACTTTCCTACTTTGGGGGTGTTAAAATGTCATCCTTTTCCCAAAATGATAGTGATAGCAGAATggtaatgtgatttttaaagaaatctttggcaaaaataaaacattttcaaccTTGTGTTCATCCTTAAATTTTACCAGTctatgaaatagagaaagaagttCATTCCCCTATCCTgtgtaaatgtttatttattttttctctctttctctttttggttaaaaaacagaatactcaAAAAGTGTCCAGGTTGCTCTGATTCGTTAGTCCAGAGCAAACTGTTTTAGTAACAGTTGAGCTGAGGGATGGGGAATATAAATCCCCAGCCCTTTGACAGTCTAGCTAGTTGTCCAAGACTTACCTTGATAGAAAGTACTTTCTGAACTTCTAAGCACTCTTTCCAAAGACCTGAGATTTGTGCTTTTACCtgcaaatttattttgaaacGCAGGTTCATTTTCTGGATTTGCTTTGATAGAATTCCTaaattttgtttgtctgtttgtttttagtgctttgatttaaatttttctaggtTTGGGAAATAAATTTGCTATTATCAAATTGCCTGATGACCATATAAGCCAGCTAATACATATATTTGGATGCTTCCTTAGTGCCAAAGGTAGTGCTAGTCTCTAAAATTACTCCACTTAGTTCTCAAAACAACCTTTAAGTTTCTGAAGACAATAGAATGCAGAGAAGCAAGTAACTTGCCTCTTGCACCCAGCCAAGAGAGTTGGGTTTGTAAAGACCGTTGACCCTTCAAAAACATGGGTTCAAGCTACGCAGGTCTACTTATATGAGGACTTTTTGATATACTATacttattataaatgtattttcttttatgattttaaatacattttcttttctcagcatTACTTTATTATACAAATAGAGTGTTAATACATaccacatacaaaatatgtgttaattgactttatgttattggtaaggcttctggtctgAAATAGGCTTTGAGTAGTTAAGTTTTCAGGGAGTCAAAAGTAATATGTGGATTTGACTGCTTATGGTTTCTTGCCCCTAATCCCTGcgtttttcaagggtcaactgtagttgaGACTGCCATATAGTTCAACCTAACGGCAAAATGAGAAAGTGCCTTTAAATTCAAAAGCTGTTGAGAAACACCAGCTTGTTTTTCAGATGGGAAGAAACTGACTAAACCTCTGGAAAAAATACTACTAAACATATGTATGTCCAGAATTGAAAACTGTTAGTAATTAACAATATGCACTACCTAAAGCTTACATTTAGGACCAATATTTATTTCCAGTTCTTTCCCTGAGTTCTCTCTAGATGCCCCAGGTAGAAGAGTAATTCCTTAAATCCATTTGTCTCCTAAAAGAATGATTTAAGGAGGGAAACATGCACAGATGATAAAAACCAGCGTGGGGGTGAGTTTAACTTTCTGGTAACCCTATTCAACTGATTTAAAAAAGCTTTCAGTAGGGGTCCAGCCACTGCCTGGGAAGGCAGTTAAAAGTGGAGAGAACACGCCCTTGGGAGACAAGTCTGAGTTCAAATGCTAGCACTTTTTTAACTTCATAAATTGTTTTCCAGAGGAGTCAAATGAAACTCAGAAACTCAGAATAATCAGGCGTCCAAGCTGGAGACCCGGTTTGGAGGAGAAAAACCTTCATTTGATTTCTCATCTAATCTCGAAGGACTGAGGAAATGAACAGAGCAGAAGATTAAGGGTGGGTGGAGTTAGGAAGGATATCAGAAGATCTTGTGCTAGGGCTAATGgtaattttaagaatttacttCTGTTTCCCTGTCTGCTTTTTGAGTAGTAAAAGAGGTTTCATGTCCTCAGTGAATTACCatgagacatttatttttaagcacagTTCTATCTGAAAAGTCCTAAGGGAAACAAATGCATCTTATTTACCATTATTTTTGATgcacttacccaaagaaaattaaGACGTTCACAAAAGTCAATGTTTAAAACAATACCATCTTTAAAGTATTTAACTTAGTTCACATGTAACTAATTATTGtgtatgaatgaaaaaaaaatctataagttGTTCTCTCAAACCCagttttacatatttcatttaaacAATAAAACGTTTTCTCCCTCCGCTTTATAACATCCTACTTTTGCTTCATTTCTATACCCTTTggctcagtattttaaaaacacacacacacacacaactcaaaGTGGTTTGTTTTGCAATATTGATGACCAACTAAACTCAGGATATTTATTTCCATCTGGTAGAGTTCAACTTCTGCCTCTTGTTTGCTTTCTCCATCTGTCCGactcaccatcttttttttttcccctctccttaaTGGAGTTAGGGTTAACCCTCTCTTAGGCTTAATCGTTTTAGCAGGCTCAAGCCATAGTAcaactgtcatttttttctagttttgcaAGTAGAGTTTCCAGTAAACGCAAAGTCTACGACTAATACTTTCACAAGTTtcaaatttaatgtttattttcttctgtttttatagtGAGCAGCAGAACTCTAAGGTCCCGACAGTTATTTggactagaaaaaaagaaacaatctctGGTAATATTGTATAAACGGTGTAAAATGCATTATacaactttttccccccaaatacagCTTAAACTTTAGGGGATGCGCGGTACTACATTTATCTACAATAGCAGGCTTTCCTATCAACACCAAGCTGGATTCTGTAAGGTCTCCACTCCTCTTGTTAGCCTCCAGAAGCTACTGAAACAGCAACCACAAAAGGCTTACTAACCTGTTCTTTATTTTGCAATTAAACTTTTACAAAGGCATCCCCCCACTTCTCCCCGAGGGTGGAGCAGGAACGGTTCCCTGGAGCTGGCAGCGCGTCTACTATGAGACCCCGACTTCCTGGGGCTGCAGAAAGACCCGCAAAGGTCCCTTGCTCcactttctccccacccccgctgcgCGTCCCCGCACCTTCCGCACGGGGACCCGAACCGCGCTGCTCCGCACACGCTTCCGGCTTGGGGGATCCAGCCTCTTAGACCGGAGAGGGAACGGGATACAAACACCGACCGCGCGAGAGGACCGACCGGCGCCGCGGACTTTAAGCCGGATCCGCGCGCGCGGACAGCCTGAGCAAGGCGGCTTTTATCTGCCCAGCTCTGAGCCTCCCCGCCAGCGAGCCCAGGCAGCGCACTTTCGCAGAGGATGCCCTGGCGCTGGGCCTGGAGTTGCTGAAGCGGGGAGGAGctagggctgggggcggggctttCACACGCGCACCGTCGCTCTGCTCTGTCCCCTGGCCACAGCCCGCCGGTCTCTGGCCGCCGCTCGGGAGTTTATTTGTTTACAAGCGGATTACGTCAGCTCCTCCCTCTCATCCCGGTCTCTGCATCCGCCCCCTGCTCCCTTTTCCCGCCCCCTCCGGCTCCGAATCTGCTGCGTCACAATGGTGCGATCTCCGGATTGGCTGCAGTCGGCCGTCATACTTCAGCTACGCCACTTCCTTTCCGCGGCGCTATAAAAGCTACTGCACGGCGCTACATCTCTTTGCCCCTCCGAGCTGGAAATGCAACTGTTGGGAGCTTTGGAGGCTGGAGAGCTGGACGCGGAGGCGGCTGGGGAAGTCCGAGCGATGTGACCAGGCCGCCGTCGCTCGTCTCTTCCTCTCGCCTGCCGCCTCCTGTcgtgaaaataacttttttactataaaggagaaaaaaagtagcTGTCCGCCCCTCCCGCCCTCTCTTCCTCTCAGCCCTCTGACCTGCGAGGGAGCCCGGGGTGGCCGCTCCGCCGTCGGGGCCGCTCCGCCGAGCCCCGGCCGCCCCGggccgcccccgcccgccgcccccaTGCATCCCTTCTACACCCGGGCCGCCACCATGATAGGCGAGATCGCCGCCGCCGTGTCCTTCATCTCCAAGTTCCTCCGCACCAAGGGGCTCACGAGCGAGCGACAGCTGCAGACCTTCAGCCAGAGCCTGCAGGAGTTGCTGGCAGGTGAGCCGTCGCTGCGGGAGGGCGAGGAGCGCCGGGCGGACGCGGACCGCGCACCACTGGCGGGCGGCGGGCCGAGCCGTCGGGGCCGCGGCTCTGCCCGGGGCGGGCAGCGCTCGGGTCCCGCCGCGGGACCGGGGCTGGCGCGCTAGGCGGCCGCTAACGGCGGGTCCCGGCGAGGGTTTGGGGGCTGGGCTGagggcgccccctccccccgcggcTGGCCCACCGAGGGGAGAAGGAAACAGGCGCACAACAAAGAAACTACAGCCACTGAGGCGGGAGCTGCGGTCTTCGGACCGTCCGCAGATTTGGGGACAAAGGAGCTGCGGGGCTGGGGTTGGTTCgacgccccctcccccaactctcttcAACCGTTGTGGGCTCGGCGGCCGGGTCCGGGGGTGGGAAACCGCGGGGCTGCCCGGGGGCCAGCCCGGGACGGACGTGCCGTCTCCCCGCGCCTCCTACCCCTGACCATTAATCATCGGATTTGTCACCGGTTCAGTTACAGCCCTGCCCAGAACATGGTTTAGGGttgcttgtttttcttccctTCGGGGTTAACAGTCCGGTGGCGCTTCTCCTCCAAAGCCATAAACCCCATTGTGTgcggctgggctgggctggggtggggtggagaaagTAAACAGGTTCCCGCCTGGCCGCCGGTGCCATCCGGCTGCCCGGCCAGCCGAGGCCGCGCGCCGGATTCCTGTTTTGGCGGCTCGACCGGTTGGTTCCTGGAGATTGTTTTGTCCCATTCTACTGTGTTATTTCTAAAGCCCTGCCCGCTCTTTCCCCAGCCCCGCACACGCACAGCGGCGAGTTGCAGTgctggacatttttaaaagttgaatttttcacttttcaaagaAGCCAGCGGAAGAAGGAAGCTACAGCGGGATAGAACAGTAACGATCTAAgcattgttttctctctctttttttttttcctatagaacATTATAAACATCACTGGTTCCCAGAAAAGCCGTGCAAGGGATCAGGTTACCGTTGTATTCGCATCAACCATAAAATGGATCCTCTGATTGGACAGGCAGCACAGCGGATTGGACTGAGCAGTCAGGAGCTGTTCAGGCTTCTCCCAAGTGAACTCACACTCTGGGTTGACCCCTATGAAGTGTCCTACAGAATTGGAGAGGATGGCTCCATCTGCGTGCTGTACGAAGCCTCACCAGCAGGAGGTAGCACTCAAAACAGCACCAACGTGCAAATGGTAGACAGCAGAATCAGCTGTAAGGAGGAACTTCTCTTGGGCAGAACAAGCCCTTCCAAAAACTACAATATGATGACTGTATCAGGTTAAGATATAGTCTATGGATGGATCATCTTATAATGGATGGATAAATTTGATTTTTGCTTTGGGTGGGCTCCTCTTGGGGATGGATTACGGAATTTAAACCATGTCACAGCTGTGAAGATCTGGCACAAGATAGagtggtaaaaaaaatttttttaaagtgacagtGCCATAGTTTGGACAGTACCTTTCAATGATTTAATAGCCTGTGAGTCCAAGTAAATGATCACTTTATTTGCTAGGGAGTGAAGTCCTAGGGTGGTTTCAGTTTCTCCCAGATGTTATACCCAAATTTTTTCCATCAACCCCTTTAAGGCGAATCTGTATTTCAAAGAACCTTTCTCTGCAGTAGATCTTGCAGAGGAAATTTGCACTATTACACTTGAAAATTGTTAACTTTTTTGGCAGCTCAATAGGAAAGCTCAACATTTTAAACACGGTAGTACTGGAAATTTTGACAAGACTTTTACCTAGcacttaaatatgtataaatgtacaTAAGACAAACCTAGTAAGCATGACCTGGGGAAATGGTCAGACCTTGTATTGTGTTTTTGGCCTTGAGAGTAGCAAGTGACCAGAATCTGCCATGGCAACAGGCTTTTAAAAAGACCCTTAAAAAGACACTGTCTCAACTGTGGTGTTAGCACCAGCCAGCTCTCTGTACATTTGCTAGCTTGTAGTTTTCTAAGACTGAGTAAACTGCTTATTTTTAGAAAGTGGAGGTCTGGTTTGTAACTTTCCTTGTACTTAATTGGGTAAAAGTCTTTTCCACAAACCACCATCTATTTTGTGAACTTTGTTAGTCATCTTTTATTTGGTAAATTATGAACTGGTGTAAATTTGTACAGTTCATGTATATTGATTGTGGCAAAGTTGTACagatttctatattttgaatgagaaatttttcttctctctataaTAAATTGTTTCTTATCTTGGCATTTTAATCAATCTCTTGTCATGATTACAGAGGTTCAGCTATAAAAGAAAGATGTTTCTCGGAAGAATTAGGTTCTATAAGTTACGTGAATGTCAGTTGCACACTGGTCATGCTGAAAAACATTTAATAGGCGTGAAGATGATCTGTGTATACATATTTAGGTGTTAGAGGAAACACagggtaactttttttttttttaatttctaaagtcAAAACATGGACACATTCCCAGGCTAATCTCATGAAATGAGGATAAGAGACAAAGGTAACTTCTACCAAAGTGATACTCAAAGGATTGCATGTCATTGCTTCCCTGTTGAAGTGAAGATCTAAATGTTCCATTCTGGCCCACCTTTGAGAAACAATTATCTTGCCCCACGGAACCGTTGTTCAATTAGAAAATCCTGGGGTAGATGACCCATAGTCTTAAAGAACAGGCTAATCACTGCAGAGATTGGTTGCTTTTTGCTTTTCATCAGCTGCAAGATTTACATAAAAATCACTTAAGCTGGAATTCAACAAAAGGTATGTTGATgaatttttattctcaaaagtTGAAATGTGAGTTTTTGATTCCTCATTTTCAGACTTTTGTTTCAGATAAGTTCTAAGAACCTAAATGAAACATTGCTGGAGTGTAGATCGCTACCCCATATGATAAAACTTGTTGGTAATTCTTTGGTTTTAGAGGATAACATGGTTCTTCAGTGGAAATTGAAAATGGGGGATTTTGAGTTTTTCTCTACACAGCTAAGTAGAGAATTTTGGGAGGTATTTATGTAAACATGTTCACCCTGGAAATATTTCGCAGTTTAGGTTACTTGAAATCAGTAGAGCCAAATTTGGGGATTTATGAATGACTGATTTTGTAGACTACACAGGAATACACAGCTGAATAAGCAGGTAATTAGAACACAAACGATGTGTGTACTTCATAGGCCGTTCTTGGGCATTCGCATTATAACCACAGCACATGGAACCCCCTTACCAATTATTAcggttttatttttagtgtgttCTTTGAGAAAGCCTCCCAGTTTTTCAGATTTGAATGTGCAGTAAAACAACTGGTAGTACAGTCTTTTCCCGGCTCTCATTCCAGTTCTGACGACTATTGTTCGCCAACTGCATCTCATCTGGTTAACTGCTTTGAAGCCAGGTGATGGATAAAGTTCTGCATACTGAATCATTGGACCCGAAGGCAAAGTAGCCAGAGAGTTGAGGAATATAGTCTAGTACCTAAAACTTGTGTCATAGAACCTATTCTcagatggaaaataattttcGAAGATTTTGACATCAGACTTTGAGGTgcttaaaaagaaatgcagtagGAAGAGAACTTAATGGATGTTTCATTTTAGAGTTTAGGTGATGTCTGGCATGTAAGGAGCTGTTAAGTTCCTCTTTAAGAAGGCCTGCCGACATCACTGAGACCTAGCATCCGGCTGTTGGCTGTGACTGTAACCTCACATTCCCCAGACGGTTGTCCACGGTACAGTAGCTGTTGGGGATTTCTCATTCATTGCTTCTGGGGAGTGTTTTGCCTAGCTATTTTGATGGAAACATTTGAGTGTCTGCTGTATGCACACTCAGGTGTGTCCCAGGCCTGCCTATGTCGTCATTTCTGTGTGCTTTTAAGAAATGTAATAGTGATAATTGAAAAGGCTTTTATACTGCCCGAGTGAAAAGACAGTTTCTCAGAAATCCTTTCAAGAAAGGATGACTGCTTTCAAAATCATTAATTGCCATTGGCACCAAGAGTTCATAATTATCGGCAATATGTTTAGGAATGTTACTGTCTGAATTTTAATgggtagttttaaaattattttcttttctccaaatgtAAGTACTGTCTTGCTCTGTAATGCTGAAGCAAGGCTTACCCTAGTTCATGCAGGATAATGTGGCTATCTTCCCCTTCAGTCTGGAATGGGAGTCACTTGTCCATCCATACCCTTAATTGGCAATATCTCTATATTAATAGACTGGAAAGGCCACTAGAAAATGGCTTTCTGGTACTGTTGCACAAATGATCTCAAGGCACTGTTACCAGTAAGTAATTTTGTTTTGTAGAGGTGCTACAGATCTTGGAGGTGGCCTTCACGTTAAAAGGAAGCAGTACTCCTGACTAGTCTGGTGTTTAATAACGAAAGGTTAAAACGGTATACTGTATGTTAAAGTTTAAAGATCATTCCTCTCCCGTTTGCATCCATATTTCAGCTAATGTGATAAGATGCTATTGGTAAGCTATGGGGAGAATTCATCAATAGTTTTATTTCGGATTGAAACAACAGATTTCTTCTCTAGCTGAAGGTATAGGGACTGCAAATTGTTTAGTCCCATCTCAGTCTGCAGCTGAACTTCCGTGCATGGCTGCTGCTAAAATATAACAATACTTCATTTTTCATGGTTGGAACATAATGGTGTGAAAAACTTTTGTAGTGAAACAGTTTGTACTACTAGCCGAACTAAGCTGCTTAACTGAGTCCGGAAGTCATTTATATTAATGCAGATAGGTCAGAGGACTTTATACGTGATGAGTTACAGTTTCTGgctatttctgtgtgtgtgtgtatatatatatatatatatatacacacacacacacaatttttattttttctgagaaaaGCATAAAGTGAAGAAACATTAAGCAAGATGTtacattttgtagttttaaggTGCTCCTAAGCAAGTAAAAGCCTTCGATTGTATCAATAATGAGGATTGACACCATTTCCTCAACAATTCGTTTGCGGACCAGTCTTTTGACGGCAGTTTTACCTTAGCTAACCGATTTCTTTTGATATTGTTCAATGTGTCAAATGACTGATAGAAAAATGGTAAGGCTTCCAATTTAATTTCCAGTTAAGGATTTTCAATTTTTGTAAGTGTTTTCTGTCATTTCACAGTTGAATAATCGCACAAGGAACATTTTGGAGTTCAGCTTCTGGCTTTTATAGGAGCCTTTGcatgatatttatcattttaatgttgATGGATATCGAGAGGTTTGTGCAGCCGAGTCTTTTGGCAGAGAGTTTGGGAAATACTACTGGAGGGATTCTGTAATTCTTGAATCTGGGACAAAGTCTGCACTCAGTTCGTGAGCATGCAGGTCAAAGCCTTAGTCAGGTTTATATATGGCCCATTCTAAGTGGGGACTGGGTTTGGGGGAGGACTGGCTGGGAAGCATAAATAGAGGGTGCCCCTAAAGGCATTTTTACAGAAATTCAAATACAACGGTTAACGTCTTTTCTAGGTATTTTGTAAagggagaatatttttaaagttgttcTAAACTACTTGATGATTAGCCTCTTTCCTTGTACCTGTAAGTTGGGAAGGCCATCTGTGACCCCACTCCTGCAGATCGAAGGGTGATGGAGTGTAGGCAGGACACCTGGCATCACGGTGGAGCCCACCAGGCAGGAAACAGCTGCAAGTTAGCTGCATTCCTGTATCTGGGGACTGTCACGGCAGATGCGAATTACTGTTTCAGATCATAACAGAAGACACGGTCACCTCTGGGTACATTTGGTGTTAATAATTCTCTAGATAGGTGATCTCCAAAGTACCTTTATGTCATTCTCTTAAAGTATTTTGCACGTGTGTCTGTACCAGCACATggtatattttataaacaaatacacatATGTTGGGGATGTATTCTGTTGATAGGGGTGCATTGATCAAAAATGTTTAGAGACAGTTTCTCTAGATATCACTAAAGTAGATGAGTGCTGTCTTCATAACTCGTGATTATTACATTAAGTGATAGGTCTTCAAATGAGAAGCCGTTGGAGCATTTCAAAGAGGGTTATCTTGTCTAATTTTAGCTTATCTGCTTAggtccttatttgtaaaataaagaccTCTTTTACAGCCAACAGAAACCCCAAATTAAGTGTTCTATCAATTCAAAGTCTGTGTGCTCCTATATATTAAACTATGTACTGCTATGTGTCAAAatccacattttatgtttttagacattttctctttaaatgttaGGGCTCTTGTAACATTTCCTTTATTTGCATGCATGGTTGTAAAAGAACCGAGTTAACACAGTTGCCCATCAGTGATTAAATTAGCTTTAGCAGTTATGGGTTAGCCAGAAACCTCTTGTATCTTTTCTCTCTGGTTCTGAGCAATCTCTAAATTTGTCGGAAGGAAAGATGACTGCAAAGTGGACTTTCTCTGAGAAGATTCTGTAAATGGGCATAAACCTAAAATGACAAGATTTGACCGCCACACTATAAACAGGATTGGATACATCTTCCTGTCTTGATTTATGGCAGTGTTGTCCCCTCGAGTCAATAGACTAAATGGAATCGTATTTCCTATAAATTACACGCGCGAGCCCTCAAGTTACCAACATACATTTCTTATTTGACCTCCCAACAACTGGGTAAGGTTGGCAGATAGGTAGGTCAGTATTTTTCAATCTTCATGTTGTAGATGGGAAGCTGAGGCTTATTAGGGAGTTGAAGTAATTTGCCCCAGAGTCAAACAGCTAGTAAATAGCTCATTCATAAATTTGAACTTGGGCCACTTTGACCCCGGAACCCGAGCTCTTAACTATTGGTATATTGAGAAATACGATTTATTCATGGTGTTTCACAGTGTTGGAACATGCAGGTTTTAATT
This Ursus arctos isolate Adak ecotype North America unplaced genomic scaffold, UrsArc2.0 scaffold_21, whole genome shotgun sequence DNA region includes the following protein-coding sequences:
- the BTG1 gene encoding protein BTG1, producing the protein MHPFYTRAATMIGEIAAAVSFISKFLRTKGLTSERQLQTFSQSLQELLAEHYKHHWFPEKPCKGSGYRCIRINHKMDPLIGQAAQRIGLSSQELFRLLPSELTLWVDPYEVSYRIGEDGSICVLYEASPAGGSTQNSTNVQMVDSRISCKEELLLGRTSPSKNYNMMTVSG